A window of the Carassius gibelio isolate Cgi1373 ecotype wild population from Czech Republic chromosome B16, carGib1.2-hapl.c, whole genome shotgun sequence genome harbors these coding sequences:
- the zgc:92606 gene encoding gamma-aminobutyric acid receptor-associated protein-like 1: protein MSSQYQRSVPLEVRRAEGERVRAKHPDKIPIIVERATRSRAPELDKKKFLVPSDLTVGQLCFLIRQRVSMRPEEALFFFVKNSLPPSSSPLSAVYEEHHEEDLFLYMTYSNESVYGA from the exons ATGTCTAGCCAGTATCAGCGAAGTGTTCCTCTGGAGGTCAGGAGAGCGGAAGGGGAGCGAGTCCGCGCCAAACATCCGGATAAAATCCCG ATAATAGTAGAGAGAGCCACAAGGTCACGAGCTCCGGAACTTGACAAAAAGAAATTCCTTGTTCCTTCAGACCTCACAG TCGGTCAGCTCTGCTTCCTGATCAGACAACGGGTGTCTATGAGACCAGAAGAAGCACTCTTCTTTTTCGTAAAAAATTCCCTCCCTCCATCCAGTTCCCCCCTGTCTGCGGTGTATGAG GAGCACCATGAGGAAGACCTGTTCCTTTACATGACATACAGTAATGAGAGTGTTTACGGTGCCTGA